A single window of Salvia splendens isolate huo1 chromosome 8, SspV2, whole genome shotgun sequence DNA harbors:
- the LOC121743409 gene encoding thiamine thiazole synthase 2, chloroplastic-like: MAAMATTLTSSLSKTQLFDTKSSFHGSAVPTRPQPPKSASVTMSAAYNLDSFKFQPIKESVVSREMTRRYMTDMITYADTDVVIVGAGSAGLSCAYELSKNPNINIAIIEQSVSPGGGAWLGGQLFSAMVVRKPAHHFLDELEIEYDETDDYVVIKHAALFTSTIMSKLLARPNVKLFNAVAAEDLIVKNQRVAGVVTNWALVSMNHDTQSCMDPNVIEAKIVVSSCGHDGPFGATGVKRLRSIGMIDSVPGMKALDMNTAEDAIVRLTREVVPGMIITGMEVAEIDGAPRMGPTFGAMMISGQKAAHLALRALGLPNALDGAVAAQPELVLASAESDVVDA, encoded by the exons ATGGCAGCCATGGCCACCACCCTCACCTCCTCCCTCTCCAAAACCCAATTATTCGACACCAAGTCCTCTTTCCATGGCTCCGCCGTGCCAACACGCCCCCAGCCACCGAAATCCGCGTCCGTGACCATGTCCGCCGCCTACAACCTTGACAGCTTCAAATTCCAGCCGATCAAGGAATCCGTGGTCTCCCGGGAGATGACAAGGCGCTACATGACCGACATGATCACCTACGCCGACACCGACGTCGTCATCGTCGGCGCGGGCTCGGCCGGGCTCTCCTGCGCGTACGAGCTCAGCAAGAACCCCAACATCAACATCGCCATCATCGAGCAGTCCGTCAGCCCCGGTGGCGGCGCGTGGCTCGGCGGCCAGCTCTTCTCCGCCATGGTCGTCCGCAAGCCCGCCCACCACTTCCTCGACGAGCTCGAGATCGAGTACGACGAGACGGACGACTACGTCGTGATCAAGCACGCCGCCCTCTTCACCTCCACCATCATGAGCAAGCTCCTCGCCCGCCCCAACGTCAAGCTCTTCAACGCCGTCGCCGCCGAAGACCTCATCGTCAAGAACCAGAGGGTCGCCGGCGTCGTCACGAACTGGGCCCTCGTTTCCATGAACCACGACACACAGTCGTGTATGGACCCCAATGTCATCGAGGCCAAAATCGTGGTCAGCTCCTGCGGCCACGACGGCCCCTTCGGCGCCACCGGAGTCAAGCGCTTGAGGAGCATCGGGATGATCGACAGCGTCCCCGGGATGAAGGCCCTCGACATGAACACCGCGGAGGATGCCATTGTCAGGCTCACCAGGGAGGTCGTTCCTGGAATGATCATCACCGGCATGGAAGTCGCCGAGATCGACGGAGCCCCGAGAATG GGGCCGACTTTCGGTGCGATGATGATTTCGGGCCAGAAGGCGGCGCACTTGGCGTTGAGGGCTCTGGGGCTGCCCAATGCTTTGGACGGAGCGGTGGCTGCTCAACCGGAATTGGTCCTTGCCTCGGCCGAGTCTGATGTGGTAGATGCCTGA
- the LOC121743824 gene encoding protein translation factor SUI1 homolog 2-like, with product MSDFEVHIPGSFDPFAEAKAENSGAGSKEYVHIRVQQRNGRKSLTTVQGLKKEFSYNKILKDLKKEFCCNGTVVQDPELGQVIQLQGDQRKNVSTFLVQATIVKKEQIKIHGF from the exons ATGTCTGATTTTGAAGTCCATATCCCTGGCTCCTTTG ATCCTTTTGCTGAGGCAAAAGCCGAGAACTCGGGTGCAGGATCAAAAGAATATGTGCATATTCGGGTCCAGCAGCGGAATGGTAGGAAAAGCCTGACAACTGTCCAGGGTTTGAAGAAGGAGTTCAGCTATAACAAAATTCTCAAAGATCTGAAGAAGGAATTTTGCTGCAATGGTACAGTGGTACAGGACCCTGAGCTAGGACAG GTTATACAACTCCAAGGTGATCAGAGGAAGAATGTCTCGACGTTCCTTGTTCAG GCAACCATTGTGAAAAAAGAACAAATCAAGATTCATGGTTTCTGA